The nucleotide window TCACAgccagaaaaacatttaaaaatgcctTAGGGTGGCAAATCTATTAGAGCTGGAATTGAATTAGGAATGGACAGTTTGAATGGGGGAGGAGGGTTCTAAAACCAAACTGAGTGCTGTCTGTGGCTGACCCCACAGATACGTGCAGCGGGGGCTCCAGCGGGTGGGGCTTGACCCCCACCTGCCGCTGAATCTGGCTGCCCTTCGGGCCCACCAGGCCCAGGAGAACCGTGTGGTGGCCTTCTTCAGCCTGGCCCTGCTGCTGGCCCCGCTGGTGGAGACACTGATTCTACTGGACCGGCTGCTCTACCTTCAGGAGCAGGGTGAGGGTGGCCAAAGCAGGGACCCAGGGCCAGAGGGGCTGGAGTTCTAGGGCTCTCCTTCAGGTCCTGGCCCCTGCACCTGCCAGGACTAGGTTCCTTGCTGTGGTGATTCTCAGACCAGCTGCTTCAGAGTCAGATGGGGGAAGGGGAACTTGTTAATGCAAATTCCTACTGAATCTGCCTGTGGTGGTACCTCCCTGAGGTGCATTTTAAGCCAGCATCCCAGGCACTGAGAACCTACGATGTGCTGCAGACTGCCTCCTCCCGAGTCAGTGTCTCGGGCACTCATGTTCCTGGAGAGCTGGGTCTCCTTAGACCCCCTGGAGCCTCCCCCATGGGGAAAAGGGGCTATGCCTACAGGCTAAGCAGGAAGTGGCTAAGAGTCTGTTccatttctccccttctgagtAGCCCTGCCTTTCTCATAGGCTTCCATGCTGAGCTCCTGCCCATCTTCAGCCCCGAACTCTCTCCGAGAAACCTGGTTCTGGTGGCCACCAAAAGGCCTCTGGGTGAGACCTTCTCTGTTCTGGAGACTGAAGACAGCTGACACAGCCTGAGGAAGGGCATATCTCAGACCCCATCTGAAACTGCCAGGTACCACACTGGGTGGCGGAGTCTTCACCCACCTCCTCAGCCAGAGAACCAGCATCCTCCGTGGAATCCTGGTTCCCTACAAACCTTCAGCTTCataccctttctctccctctgtgtgtTATGTAACATTAtgcaaaaagttatttttaatttattaaaaaattgaaatctttaCTTCTCTGTCTTTTCTATTAAGTATAGGAAAGGACAGACATGCACCCTCCCTACCGAATCCTGCAGAGGTGCTAAATTAGGTCTCACATCCCCAGTCCCCACTGTCTTCCCTAACAGGTAGCACCTTGTTACTCAGAGGTCTCCATGGAGGGAAGCTGTCTCTCCCTTAGATCTCCATCCCAGAATCTGCAGGCCCTGCCCTTTGGGAGGACCACCTTAAGGCTGGCTAACTTCTATCCAAGTTTTGTCATAACATCAAGACAGATGCTCCCTCCCTCAGTCCTTGAAACAGGCGTTAGGGGTGCCAGTCTACCAAAAGACAGCAGCTGCACACACAGGAGCCAAGGCTCTTTATTAGAGTCTGAAGAAGAGGTGGCCCCAATCTTCAAGGTTAAGGCAAGGAGGGGAGAAGCAGCTCTCCCCAGACTCAATACCAATAGACTTTCTTATGTCTCCGAGTCTCCTGGATCCCCATCGCCTCCATCACCTCCTCCTCCAGTGTCTTTAGACTGGGCACATAGGTTTTTTCTAGAGCATCTTCCACTGATGTGTCTTTGGGGCCACCTATTGAGCCAGAGAAAAGAAGATGGGTGGGAGGGCTTCTTAACATCCCTTACTcccactcctcccacccccccacttcTTGCCGCCTCACCCAGCCTCACCAATCCATGTTTCAGGGACGATGCCATCAGCTCTGGGAAATTCAGGTTTAGGGATAATTCTTCCTGATCTTCTGGAGACTCGTACCCGCTCTCCTGCCTCAGTGAATCTCCACTCCACCTCAGTGGGTTTCCTAGGGGATAGAAGAAGTGAGGCCAGCCAGGGAGTTAGGTCTCCCTCCTATGTTCCAACCCGAAAGTCAATGACTAAGAACACTAAGGTCACCATCTCGTTTCTCTGCTACCCCTGCACTGGGGTTTCCTATGGGGGGTCATGGATGGCCCCTCTCAATTTTCAGCACATCCAACCCACCATTCCCTTTGGATAAACATGGTCAACAGCTGTGTGGACTCAGAGGGCAAGAAACCCTCTGACCAGAGCCCCATGTGCTTGCCTGTCCACAGGATCCACAAGTTTGACCTGGTTGTGGAGCAAGGGTGCTTCACTGGGGATCATGGTTCCCCGGTAATCCACGGTCTTGCCAACATAGCGATAATGCTGTCCAAAAGAGGAGGGGGCTATCAGAACCCAGGAGGTGAGAAGGGGGCTTGTCTACCACAACTCAGAGCATTCAAGTTGAAAAGCAGAAGGTTCAGTTGTCTCACCATCCCCTCAGCCAGTCTCTGGCCTCCCTGTGCTGCTCTTAGTGGACAGGGACGGATGGCACAGGCTTCCTGAGCATCGCCATCCTCACTCTTCACTTACTGTATTCAGCCCCTCCACGACCACCCAGTTTCGCTGCCGGATAACTTGAACCACTTTGCCTTGCTTCCCAGCGTCCTTGCCTTCTAGGATCTCGACCTGTGGGAAGAGATGACTGTCAGGGAAGGAGATCCTTGCCCAGGAGCACCCCGCCACCCTACCCCATCTGAGATTCTCACCCTGTCCCCACAGAA belongs to Pseudorca crassidens isolate mPseCra1 chromosome 2, mPseCra1.hap1, whole genome shotgun sequence and includes:
- the MRPL24 gene encoding large ribosomal subunit protein uL24m; the encoded protein is MRLSALLALASKVTLPPNYRYGMSRPGSLSDKKKNPPGTRRRRVAVEPISDEDWHLFCGDRVEILEGKDAGKQGKVVQVIRQRNWVVVEGLNTHYRYVGKTVDYRGTMIPSEAPLLHNQVKLVDPVDRKPTEVEWRFTEAGERVRVSRRSGRIIPKPEFPRADGIVPETWIGGPKDTSVEDALEKTYVPSLKTLEEEVMEAMGIQETRRHKKVYWY